In Streptomyces capitiformicae, one genomic interval encodes:
- a CDS encoding LuxR C-terminal-related transcriptional regulator — protein MTEAQSDQNPTSGDVIDGERPEPLRIFLIDDSSLVHAGLAHVLREYPDLTLVGSARDSPAALEATLDSSLDVLVINTACRSIDVVNLMHRAAHYSGAGVSRMLLLTNDANNPVHAEADKLGAGGVVLAWEEPQFLVSAIRLVSGGYRIGVPDQGEPDRTPSRRQSVRHTALDLLTLRERQVLKLLARGMKNAEIAGELVVSESTVKTHVQNLLIKLGLRNRASAVAVAYELGITRAEWAG, from the coding sequence GTGACCGAGGCTCAATCCGACCAGAATCCAACATCGGGCGACGTGATCGACGGCGAGAGGCCGGAACCATTACGCATCTTCCTCATCGACGACTCGAGCCTGGTGCACGCCGGACTAGCCCATGTACTCCGTGAATATCCCGACCTGACCCTGGTCGGCAGCGCCCGCGACAGTCCCGCGGCGCTCGAAGCGACACTCGACTCCTCGTTGGACGTGCTTGTCATCAACACCGCCTGCCGGTCCATCGACGTCGTGAACCTGATGCACCGTGCTGCCCACTACTCCGGTGCCGGGGTCTCGCGGATGCTGCTGCTGACCAACGACGCGAACAACCCCGTCCACGCCGAGGCCGACAAGCTGGGTGCCGGCGGTGTGGTGCTGGCCTGGGAGGAACCGCAGTTCCTGGTGTCCGCGATCAGACTCGTCTCCGGGGGCTACCGGATCGGCGTACCCGACCAGGGGGAGCCCGACCGCACCCCGTCCCGCAGGCAGTCCGTCCGCCACACGGCACTCGACCTGCTCACGCTCCGCGAGCGACAGGTCCTCAAACTCCTGGCACGCGGCATGAAGAACGCCGAGATCGCCGGAGAACTGGTGGTCAGCGAGAGTACGGTCAAGACACACGTACAGAACCTGCTGATCAAGCTCGGCCTGCGCAACCGGGCCAGCGCGGTCGCGGTCGCGTACGAGCTGGGCATCACCCGGGCCGAATGGGCGGGTTGA
- a CDS encoding glycosyltransferase — translation MRILLLTFYHGLGHVVRCARVGAELAAAGAEVLVGTAEPARHIMAARGLDSFAVSELPPFPPRRADEEPPPPPADGRIRLADPDYLATALTEERAAIREFGPDLVIVDFRVTGAVSAALEGVPAAWIVNTGFFSFPFPQVVRDVVPELERLGVPAEAARRILGDVLYIPDWSRFDPLSGIDSAESGAALGSLSEIRHVGPVLKESPARVPSRAEARKRLGVEGDDPLVYVSLGGTAQGFATLCEVAPRLGRVPARTVLVTGPNIPLDRLPDQTADLALGYTEDSMLWTRAADLVVTHAGHTSTMEALCLGTPLLAVPGHAEQEWNASRAVTLGTGEILPADAVADAFLPTAQRLLSDRLLADRARDVATVLGARDGATALAGHALDLAALAALDRRAR, via the coding sequence ATGCGCATCCTGCTTCTGACCTTCTACCACGGCCTCGGTCATGTGGTCCGGTGCGCCCGGGTGGGCGCCGAACTCGCCGCCGCCGGCGCCGAGGTGCTGGTCGGTACGGCGGAGCCCGCCCGGCACATCATGGCCGCGCGCGGCCTCGACTCGTTCGCGGTGAGCGAGTTACCGCCCTTCCCGCCCCGGCGGGCGGACGAAGAGCCGCCGCCTCCGCCGGCGGACGGCCGGATCCGGCTCGCCGACCCGGACTACCTGGCGACGGCCCTGACCGAGGAGCGGGCCGCGATCCGGGAGTTCGGGCCCGACCTGGTGATCGTCGACTTCCGCGTCACGGGCGCCGTGTCGGCCGCGCTGGAGGGCGTACCGGCCGCCTGGATCGTCAACACCGGCTTCTTCTCGTTCCCCTTTCCCCAGGTCGTACGGGATGTCGTACCGGAGTTGGAGAGACTCGGGGTGCCCGCGGAAGCCGCGCGACGGATCCTCGGTGACGTCCTCTACATCCCGGACTGGTCGCGCTTCGACCCGCTGTCGGGCATCGACTCCGCCGAATCCGGCGCGGCCCTCGGGTCGTTGAGCGAGATCCGGCACGTCGGCCCGGTACTCAAGGAGTCGCCCGCCCGTGTGCCGTCCCGCGCCGAGGCCCGCAAACGGCTGGGCGTCGAGGGCGACGACCCCCTGGTGTACGTCAGCCTCGGCGGTACGGCCCAGGGCTTCGCCACGCTCTGCGAGGTCGCCCCCCGCCTGGGCCGCGTCCCCGCCCGTACGGTCCTGGTCACCGGACCCAACATCCCGCTGGACCGGCTCCCGGACCAGACCGCCGACCTGGCCCTCGGCTACACCGAGGACAGCATGCTCTGGACCAGGGCGGCCGACCTCGTCGTCACCCACGCCGGGCACACCTCCACGATGGAGGCACTCTGCCTGGGCACCCCGCTGCTGGCCGTTCCCGGCCACGCGGAACAGGAGTGGAACGCCTCACGGGCGGTCACCCTCGGCACCGGCGAGATCCTCCCGGCCGACGCCGTGGCCGACGCCTTCCTGCCCACCGCGCAACGCCTGCTCTCCGACCGCCTCCTCGCCGACCGGGCCCGTGACGTCGCCACCGTCCTCGGCGCCCGCGACGGCGCCACCGCCCTGGCCGGCCACGCCCTGGACCTCGCCGCCCTGGCCGCGCTGGATCGGAGGGCCCGGTGA
- a CDS encoding glycosyltransferase family 2 protein, with protein sequence MTEPAEPAEPAEVPELSVVVIVRDDPTAVRRLVASLGRGRQDTDAPYEVVVVDDGSAAPVAPGLAAAADDVPLVVVRRDGTGNRSAARSAGAARARGRYLAFLDADQEAPAHWVAEHLRWQRAFPAAVVVGHRRHRTTPDSPLWRPEVRTRVTAEYSENYRRIAAAWYLPFSCNLSVPAAVYDELGGYSDEFTGWGFEDHDFGYRAWAAGVPTVHNPHGWSWDFQHVVRTDAARVAEWEANRRTFLSRHPKPHAQAVALIDNYPTGERSSPGQEWLDSFRRFDDELRRIDSLPAPEPPVRTLTVLSPADADHVRRLLPAGEPLRIVDGLRDSGLALEIQRDALTHIEYHTVIP encoded by the coding sequence GTGACCGAGCCCGCTGAGCCGGCCGAGCCCGCCGAGGTTCCGGAGCTGTCCGTCGTCGTCATCGTCCGCGACGACCCGACCGCCGTACGCCGACTCGTCGCGTCCCTCGGCCGCGGGCGGCAGGACACCGACGCGCCGTACGAGGTCGTCGTCGTGGACGACGGATCCGCCGCCCCCGTGGCGCCCGGCCTCGCCGCCGCGGCCGACGACGTACCGCTGGTCGTCGTACGCCGGGACGGCACAGGCAACCGGTCGGCGGCCAGATCGGCGGGGGCGGCCCGGGCCCGGGGCCGGTATCTGGCCTTCCTCGACGCCGACCAGGAAGCGCCCGCCCATTGGGTCGCCGAGCATCTGCGCTGGCAGCGCGCGTTCCCGGCCGCCGTGGTCGTGGGCCACCGACGGCACCGCACGACCCCGGACTCACCGCTGTGGAGACCGGAGGTACGCACCCGTGTCACGGCCGAGTACTCCGAGAACTACCGCCGCATCGCCGCCGCCTGGTACCTGCCCTTCAGCTGCAATCTCTCCGTCCCGGCGGCCGTGTACGACGAACTGGGCGGCTACAGCGACGAGTTCACTGGCTGGGGCTTCGAGGACCACGACTTCGGCTACCGGGCCTGGGCGGCCGGCGTACCCACCGTCCACAATCCGCACGGGTGGAGCTGGGACTTCCAGCACGTCGTCCGCACCGACGCCGCCCGGGTCGCCGAGTGGGAGGCCAACCGCCGTACGTTCCTCTCCCGGCATCCCAAGCCGCACGCCCAGGCGGTGGCGCTCATCGACAACTATCCGACCGGGGAACGTTCGTCCCCCGGCCAGGAGTGGCTGGACTCCTTCCGCCGCTTCGACGACGAACTCCGCCGCATCGACTCCCTCCCCGCTCCCGAGCCGCCCGTCCGTACCCTGACCGTCCTCTCCCCGGCCGACGCCGATCACGTACGACGGCTGCTGCCGGCCGGCGAACCGCTCCGGATCGTCGACGGTCTACGCGACTCCGGCCTGGCCCTGGAGATCCAGCGGGACGCCCTCACCCACATCGAGTACCACACCGTGATCCCCTGA
- a CDS encoding LysE family translocator, whose product MIGLERLAVFLTVVTVLIAVPGPSVLFVVSRGVALGRRAAVSTAVGNEAGLLVQVVLVALGLGEVLARSYLVFSILKFAGALYLVYLGVQAWRHRKLLMVEERTVSEAGRPGRVFREGFIVGVSNPKGLLIFGAVLPQFVDPSAGNAQVQLLLLGMICVLIALISDATWGLLAGTARNWLARSPRRLSWIGGASGVVMVGLGVRLAFSGRE is encoded by the coding sequence GTGATCGGATTAGAGCGTCTCGCTGTCTTTCTGACCGTTGTGACCGTGCTGATCGCTGTGCCCGGGCCGAGTGTCCTGTTCGTGGTGAGCCGGGGGGTGGCGCTGGGCCGACGTGCCGCCGTGTCCACGGCGGTGGGCAACGAGGCGGGACTCCTCGTCCAGGTGGTCCTCGTGGCGTTGGGGCTCGGGGAGGTGCTCGCCCGCTCCTACCTGGTGTTCTCGATCCTGAAGTTCGCCGGTGCCCTTTATCTCGTCTACCTCGGTGTTCAGGCCTGGCGGCACCGCAAGCTGCTGATGGTGGAGGAGCGGACCGTGTCGGAGGCGGGACGTCCGGGGCGGGTCTTCCGGGAGGGCTTCATCGTCGGGGTGAGCAATCCCAAGGGGCTGCTGATCTTCGGTGCGGTGTTGCCGCAGTTCGTCGACCCATCGGCGGGGAACGCGCAGGTGCAGCTGTTGCTGCTGGGCATGATCTGTGTCCTGATCGCGCTGATCTCCGACGCGACCTGGGGCCTCCTCGCCGGGACTGCCCGCAACTGGCTCGCCAGGTCGCCGCGCCGGCTGTCGTGGATCGGTGGGGCGTCCGGTGTCGTGATGGTCGGACTGGGGGTCCGGCTCGCCTTCAGCGGACGGGAATGA